Proteins encoded by one window of Deltaproteobacteria bacterium:
- a CDS encoding phenylphosphate carboxylase subunit gamma, which yields MMAVYDTFILENVEGFSENQELVTVLRDLTAGKKKYNSAYAKIKMSPDPKKYPHTLFVRQGKGVLLKNTYSMEILSWVNMIPAGL from the coding sequence ATGATGGCCGTTTATGATACGTTTATCTTGGAAAATGTCGAAGGATTTAGTGAAAACCAGGAACTGGTAACCGTCCTGCGGGATCTGACGGCGGGGAAAAAGAAGTATAACTCCGCCTATGCAAAAATAAAGATGTCCCCGGACCCCAAAAAATACCCCCATACCCTGTTCGTCAGGCAGGGGAAGGGCGTGCTGCTGAAGAACACCTACTCTATGGAGATCCTGTCCTGGGTTAACATGATACCGGCGGGGCTTTAA
- a CDS encoding UbiD family decarboxylase, with translation MINSLRDYLEVLRKKGLLLEVSEKVFREDLPELIASLQGSGKALLFTDVAGYSGRVAANLVPTQDCFADIFETTSNHYEYFINALKRREQKLPTVEHDLVTMAMEGRELLDHLPILKHYEQDSAPFITAAIASSRDPETGAVARGIHRLEWRKGNRIGIALLNPPLSELFEKYKRLQRPMPISLSIGNDLAVLLAMALKPQLDTDKLEIAGGLKGRGIATISSFDSDIDVPQSGEILLEGFVDYDDCRPDGPLGEISGYYMRLLETPTVVVKRLSCRPSPIYHALLPTCLEADMYLTFVSYAHIHETLMRLFPFVMRIHFIPKTFGSSIIVQVKGVETQRIRSLITFVLSFPMIKKVLVVDEDVDAEDYRDVEWAMATRFDPRQDLIVIDNLPVQPIDPQKKEGQGLTKMGMNATVFGKNIEARARIARGERTRIEAIVKLRGSV, from the coding sequence ATGATCAATTCACTGCGGGACTATCTCGAGGTGCTGCGGAAGAAAGGCCTTCTCCTCGAGGTGTCGGAGAAGGTCTTCCGGGAAGATCTGCCGGAGTTGATCGCCAGTCTGCAAGGTTCAGGAAAGGCGCTTTTGTTTACGGACGTCGCCGGCTACTCTGGCCGTGTGGCTGCGAACCTGGTTCCCACGCAGGATTGTTTTGCCGATATCTTTGAAACCACCAGTAATCATTATGAGTATTTTATCAATGCCCTGAAGAGACGGGAGCAAAAGCTGCCCACCGTCGAACATGATCTGGTGACGATGGCCATGGAAGGGCGGGAGCTGCTCGACCATTTGCCAATATTGAAGCATTATGAGCAGGACTCGGCGCCATTTATTACGGCAGCCATTGCCTCTTCCCGTGATCCGGAAACGGGCGCCGTTGCCCGGGGCATCCACCGCCTGGAGTGGAGAAAAGGCAACCGCATCGGCATTGCCCTGCTTAACCCGCCGCTGAGTGAACTATTCGAAAAATACAAGCGGTTGCAGAGGCCCATGCCCATTTCCCTCTCCATCGGCAATGATTTGGCGGTACTGCTGGCCATGGCCCTCAAGCCCCAACTGGATACGGACAAGTTGGAAATAGCCGGGGGGCTGAAGGGCAGGGGCATAGCCACCATCAGTTCCTTCGATTCCGACATAGACGTCCCCCAGTCAGGCGAGATACTGCTGGAAGGTTTTGTTGACTATGATGATTGCCGGCCAGATGGACCGTTGGGAGAAATCAGCGGTTATTATATGCGCTTGCTAGAAACGCCGACCGTCGTCGTGAAGAGGCTGTCCTGCCGGCCCTCGCCCATCTACCATGCCCTCCTGCCCACCTGCCTTGAGGCGGACATGTATTTGACCTTCGTGAGTTATGCCCATATCCATGAAACGCTTATGCGCCTGTTCCCCTTTGTGATGCGCATACATTTCATTCCCAAGACCTTCGGTTCCTCCATCATCGTCCAGGTCAAGGGCGTCGAGACTCAGCGCATCAGAAGTCTGATCACTTTTGTCCTGTCCTTTCCGATGATCAAGAAGGTCCTCGTGGTAGATGAAGATGTAGATGCAGAAGATTACCGGGACGTGGAATGGGCCATGGCCACCAGATTTGATCCCCGTCAGGATTTGATTGTAATTGACAACTTGCCGGTTCAACCTATAGATCCGCAGAAAAAAGAGGGCCAGGGCCTCACCAAGATGGGCATGAATGCTACGGTCTTTGGCAAGAACATCGAGGCCAGAGCCAGAATTGCCCGGGGAGAGCGCACGAGGATTGAGGCCATAGTTAAACTGCGTGGCTCAGTGTGA
- a CDS encoding UbiD family decarboxylase, translated as VAKDYDTDFVNWGMYRQMIFDERTMVGPVLPFSDMGKFFYGKYVPRNLPMPFATVIGPDPLSAIAASAPSPIAEEEFAGMLMGEPVELVKCRTSDLYVPAQAEIIIEGVLIPNVTIDEGPFGEYTGYRVTPRVKRAVYRVQAITMRKKPILTVSVMGVPTDEGQLLRSFSLGLEMDKLLRDQGIPITGVYMLPESTHHLVVVGVKPVYANIASQVAQLVFGSKLGPWFHMVVVVDDKTDIYSKDALIHALATKCNPGKGIRVYKDSVGTPFYPFLGPDDRTHGRVDKVVFDCILPTDWPVGDIPTKVSFDNVYPQDIQDKVLAKWKTYGFAE; from the coding sequence CGTCGCCAAGGATTATGACACTGATTTTGTCAACTGGGGTATGTACCGGCAGATGATCTTTGATGAAAGAACCATGGTGGGTCCCGTTCTGCCCTTTTCCGATATGGGGAAGTTCTTTTATGGCAAGTATGTCCCGCGGAACCTGCCCATGCCTTTCGCCACGGTGATCGGTCCGGATCCCCTTTCGGCCATAGCCGCCTCTGCGCCATCACCCATCGCCGAGGAGGAATTCGCGGGGATGCTAATGGGCGAACCAGTGGAGCTCGTCAAATGCCGGACCAGCGATCTGTATGTGCCGGCCCAGGCAGAAATTATCATCGAAGGGGTTCTTATTCCCAACGTAACCATAGATGAGGGCCCCTTCGGTGAATACACCGGCTACCGGGTAACGCCCCGGGTCAAGCGGGCGGTCTATCGCGTCCAGGCGATTACCATGCGGAAGAAACCTATCTTGACGGTGTCGGTCATGGGCGTGCCTACCGACGAAGGGCAACTCCTCCGCTCCTTCTCCTTGGGGTTGGAAATGGATAAATTGCTCCGGGATCAGGGCATTCCCATTACGGGCGTCTATATGCTGCCCGAATCCACCCATCATCTGGTGGTGGTGGGGGTGAAACCTGTCTATGCCAATATTGCCAGCCAGGTTGCCCAACTCGTCTTCGGCAGCAAACTTGGCCCCTGGTTCCACATGGTGGTCGTGGTGGATGACAAAACTGATATCTACAGTAAAGATGCCCTCATTCATGCCCTGGCCACAAAATGCAATCCCGGCAAAGGGATCCGCGTTTATAAAGACTCGGTGGGCACTCCCTTCTATCCTTTCCTCGGCCCGGATGACAGAACACATGGCCGCGTGGACAAGGTGGTCTTTGACTGCATTCTCCCCACGGATTGGCCCGTAGGCGATATTCCGACCAAGGTTTCTTTCGATAATGTCTATCCGCAGGATATCCAGGATAAGGTGCTTGCCAAATGGAAAACTTATGGTTTCGCAGAATAA